One Phaseolus vulgaris cultivar G19833 chromosome 11, P. vulgaris v2.0, whole genome shotgun sequence genomic window carries:
- the LOC137831021 gene encoding uncharacterized protein — MRDIVTCFSENAVNVSHSSISCSSYSNNACISPSDIVPSTQNSVSSVYKLVLSTLKQILVTVTWCRSHSNQGLAITFNEEDPPPFRLNTNSRFFRKKKGTKILEPSSSLSSKVEISWDLSNAKYESGPEPVQGFHVVIVIDSEIGLVLGDTAEETVVSKRLDFRSNNINTALAKVSLLSRREHCSGNTLYTTKAQFCDTGTWHDVMIRCSVEKENEGMFKSPVLCVCIDKKTVIRVKRLQWNFRGNQTIFVDGLLVDLLWDVHDWFFSPSSSSSSSSSSGYAVFMFRTRSGMDSRLWLEEKNAQKDKDRVEFSLLIYACKTT; from the coding sequence ATGAGAGACATTGTTACTTGCTTCAGCGAGAACGCAGTTAACGTGTCTCATTCATCTATCTCGTGTTCTTCTTATTCGAACAACGCCTGCATCTCTCCCTCCGACATTGTTCCCTCCACCCAAAACTCAGTCTCCAGCGTCTACAAACTAGTCCTCTCCACGTTAAAGCAAATTCTGGTCACAGTCACATGGTGTAGGAGCCACTCCAACCAAGGACTCGCCATAACCTTCAACGAAGAGGACCCTCCACCCTTTAGACTCAACACCAATTCCCGTTTCTTCAGGAAGAAGAAGGGCACCAAAATCCTCGAACCCTCTTCTTCTCTCTCATCCAAGGTCGAAATCTCGTGGGATCTTTCAAACGCCAAGTATGAATCCGGTCCCGAACCTGTTCAAGGCTTTCACGTTGTCATCGTCATTGACTCGGAAATTGGTCTGGTTCTCGGTGACACGGCTGAAGAAACAGTGGTTTCCAAGAGGCTCGATTTCCGAAGTAACAACATAAACACCGCTTTGGCTAAGGTCTCTCTTTTGTCACGAAGAGAGCATTGTTCTGGGAACACCCTTTACACCACCAAGGCTCAGTTCTGCGACACTGGCACGTGGCACGATGTTATGATCAGATGCAGCGTGGAGAAGGAGAATGAAGGGATGTTCAAGTCACCGGTTTTGTGTGTGTGCATAGATAAGAAGACCGTGATTCGTGTGAAGAGGTTGCAGTGGAATTTCAGGGGGAATCAAACCATTTTTGTTGATGGGTTGCTGGTTGATTTGCTTTGGGATGTTCATGACTGGTTCTTCagcccttcttcttcttcttcttcttcatcttcttctggATATGCAGTGTTCATGTTCAGGACTAGGAGTGGCATGGATAGCAGGTTGTGGTTGGAGGAAAAGAATGCACAGAAAGATAAAGACAGAGTTGAATTCTCCTTGTTGATCTATGCCTGTAAGACCACATAA
- the LOC137820614 gene encoding uncharacterized protein produces MELSEEWKSFFPVGSSTVAPLLLSNSPSLPLGPLLFNPNPNSLSLLFSSPSLLPSLYCPPYLLPSRFLLSSHPPSILPSTASSIASLFSSTHQNDAAPPFLHNRLHLLTYPHRPYALLLFPAGSNDHKLAFFTLRFKDSRFHTQLDTKGDVFYASTGSSHRILNISVNPVADFGFTGSDDEDDDASRVIGYLLATTLYSVHWFVARHNQILDRPSVVCLGDKMFKTCPVAHACWSPHILEESVVLLESGQLFLFDLECCGAGAGFKGTRLKVPWIDSSESKVWLSCEFSWHPRILVVARSDAVFLVDLRLKDCSVSCLMKIETLRMYAPDENERFLAMARAAPDNFYFAVVSSSVLLLCDVRKPLVPVLQWVHGIEGPSFMSVLSLSDLRSHSREDAFKLASETGFCIMLGSIWNCEFNIFCYGNVLPFRKKSVTSKINPTICAWELPVEINLSGHECHCGSCLLRKEFSKDALPEWIDWQQKKEIVLGFGILSNKLAASLCEPDENGGFTLVRLTSSGRFELQRYHASWAQARNLEDCPDQVLCLNRHLLYPTSDEEYKFPKNYNYLKLDYLESYASGGLTQFLIRKLKNNYKDAHDKERKEVHELLCEKLNACGFGQLRSCPAVTSVFNDVKLPESLHEVALRRLWADLPMELLQLAFLSRAECHEVVGNLDHNRVALESLAVPNLPQLPPFFLRKSSPHSNDDIVGPVIPFPVLLVLNKFRNGSSNMEGGEFSVETELSLKYKEVMQVAGEIAVSAYGPTQLDNHAVSLAEDGEETWAGSSKSKSFLLYSPVSFNLSAADHAHEKSVYSDTNYDTFISYVPEKKSTEQTESVGQKIFDDLSPVELRFDASVKKLEPQGLKAYDLLKRQMSKWQENFDSYKEFCIQSRFEKK; encoded by the coding sequence ATGGAACTCTCAGAAGAATGGAAATCATTCTTCCCAGTAGGTTCCTCCACCGTAGCTCCTCTTCTTCTCTCCAATTCCCCTTCTCTCCCTTTAGGTCCTCTTCTCTTCAACCCTAACCCTAATTCTCTCTCCCTTCTCTTCTCTTCCCCCTCTCTGCTACCATCTCTCTACTGCCCTCCCTACCTTTTACCTTCCCGTTTCCTTCTCTCTTCCCACCCTCCTTCCATTCTCCCCTCCACCGCTTCTTCAATTGCCTCCCTCTTCTCCTCCACCCATCAAAACGACGCCGCTCCCCCCTTCCTACACAACCGCCTCCACCTCCTCACCTACCCCCACCGCCCTTACGCCCTCCTTTTATTCCCCGCTGGCTCCAACGACCACAAGCTCGCGTTTTTCACTCTCCGCTTCAAGGACTCGCGTTTCCATACTCAGCTCGATACCAAAGGCGACGTCTTTTACGCCTCTACCGGCTCCTCGCACCGTATCTTGAACATTTCTGTTAACCCTGTTGCTGATTTTGGTTTCACAGGTAGTGATGACGAGGATGATGATGCTTCTCGAGTTATCGGGTATTTGTTGGCTACTACTCTATATTCCGTTCATTGGTTCGTTGCGAGGCACAATCAAATCTTGGATAGACCTAGCGTGGTTTGTTTGGGTGATAAGATGTTCAAGACTTGTCCGGTGGCACATGCTTGTTGGAGTCCTCATATATTGGAAGAGAGCGTGGTTTTGCTGGAGAGTGGCcagttgtttttgtttgatttgGAGTGTTGTGGCGCCGGTGCTGGTTTCAAGGGGACTAGGTTGAAGGTGCCCtggattgattcttcagagagTAAGGTGTGGCTGAGCTGTGAGTTTAGTTGGCACCCCAGGATTTTGGTTGTGGCGCGTTCTGATGCTGTTTTCTTGGTTGATTTGAGGCTGAAAGATTGTAGTGTGAGTTGTTTGATGAAGATCGAGACGCTAAGAATGTATGCTCCGGATGAAAATGAACGGTTTCTTGCGATGGCAAGGGCTGCTCCGGACAACTTTTACTTTGCTGTGGTTTCTAGTAGTGTTTTGCTTCTATGTGatgtgaggaagcctttggtGCCGGTTTTGCAATGGGTGCATGGGATTGAAGGGCCTAGCTTCATGTCTGTATTGAGCTTGTCTGATTTGAGGTCCCACTCGAGGGAGGATGCTTTTAAGTTGGCTTCTGAAACTGGGTTTTGTATTATGTTGGGAAGTATTTGGAATTGTGAGTTCAATATCTTCTGCTATGGGAATGTATTACCATTTCGTAAAAAATCTGTTACGTCGAAGATTAACCCAACCATTTGTGCTTGGGAGCTTCCGGTTGAGATTAATTTGTCTGGTCATGAGTGTCATTGTGGAAGTTGTCTCTTAAGGAAAGAGTTCTCAAAGGATGCGCTTCCTGAGTGGATTGATTGGCAGCAGAAGAAAGAGATAGTTTTGGGATTTGGCATTTTAAGCAATAAACTTGCCGCATCACTGTGTGAACCTGATGAAAATGGGGGTTTTACATTGGTAAGGCTTACTTCCTCGGGAAGGTTTGAATTGCAGAGATATCATGCCTCTTGGGCTCAGGCCAGAAACTTAGAAGATTGTCCCGATCAAGTATTGTGTTTGAATAGACACTTACTGTATCCCACGAGTGATGAGGAGTACAAGTTtccaaaaaattataactaCTTAAAATTGGATTACCTTGAATCATATGCAAGTGGTGGACTTACTCAATTCCTGATtagaaaactaaaaaacaacTATAAGGATGCCCATGACAAAGAACGCAAAGAAGTGCACGAGTTATTATGTGAGAAATTAAATGCTTGTGGGTTTGGTCAATTAAGATCATGTCCTGCGGTTACTTCTGTTTTTAATGATGTCAAGCTACCAGAAAGCTTACATGAGGTTGCTTTGAGAAGATTGTGGGCTGACTTACCTATGGAACTGCTGCAGTTGGCGTTTTTGAGTCGTGCTGAATGCCATGAAGTTGTTGGAAACCTGGATCACAATAGGGTAGCATTGGAATCTTTAGCTGTTCCCAACCTTCCTCAACTGCCTCCATTCTTTTTAAGGAAATCATCACCCCACAGCAATGATGACATTGTGGGTCCAGTTATTCCTTTTCCTGTTCTTCTTGTGCTTAATAAATTTCGCAATGGGAGCTCAAATATGGAAGGAGGTGAATTTTCAGTAGAAACAGAGCTTAGCCTCAAATATAAAGAAGTTATGCAGGTGGCTGGCGAGATTGCTGTCTCAGCTTATGGGCCTACACAGCTTGATAATCATGCAGTCTCCCTTGCTGAGGATGGAGAGGAAACCTGGGCTGGATCTTCGAAATCAAAATCTTTTTTGTTATACAGTCCAGTTTCATTCAACTTGTCGGCAGCTGACCATGCACATGAAAAGTCTGTTTATAGTGACACAAATTATGATACATTCATTTCTTATGTCCCAGAGAAGAAGTCCACTGAGCAAACTGAATCTGTTGGCCAAAAAATCTTTGATGATCTTTCCCCTGTTGAGTTGAGATTTGATGCTTCTGTGAAGAAGCTCGAACCTCAAGGTTTAAAGGCATATGATCTATTGAAGAGACAAATGTCTAAATGGCAAGAAAATTTTGATTCATATAAGGAATTTTGTATTCAATctagatttgaaaaaaaatag
- the LOC137833589 gene encoding uncharacterized protein: MSILKLDQTINVLNDVNSKKESWNVVVKVLRLWCVQDFMKQKIPFSLEMGLQDEQGVRIHASLRRTLIYKFQSQISEGHVYSIQSFSLASNLGSYKTTKHAYNINFQYGTKVSLTANEVVPQTKPHYTPLSLLFATGFDTDFLVGNIYVQNCIDYTRVEYNVLTEEALLLKKRLLETMDSPSQGFNQLCESSKQTPEDEFLKTTVRNTIAGLKDFLATIKHVVDDDDWWYTACICNKAVYRDSKMLFCEKCNKHVMKVTLREVSSLLSKSCAEMFENHDKNENLPNEFAKILEKKVLFKDLLTKFGSECNESQSQTVDLSNDSVIVTPLKRQSSPLL, from the exons ATGTCTATATTGAAATTAGATCAAACAATCAATGTGTTAAATGATGTGAATTCAAAAAAGGAGTCATGGAATGTGGTTGTTAAAGTCTTACGGCTATGGTGTGTGCAAGATTTCATGAAACAGAAAATCCCTTTTTCACTAGAGATGGGGCTACAAGATGAACAA ggAGTACGAATCCATGCATCTCTGAGGAGGACACTAATATATAAATTCCAGAGTCAGATATCTGAAGGTCATGTGTATTCCATCCAATCGTTTAGTCTGGCATCCAATTTAGGATCTTACAAAACAACTAAACATGCTTATAACATTAACTTCCAATATGGAACAAAGGTATCTTTAACGGCTAATGAAGTGGTACCACAAACTAAACCACATTACACCCCTCTTTCACTGCTTTTTGCTACTGGCTTTGACACTGACTTTTTAGTGG gCAACATCTATGTTCAGAACTGTATTGATTACACAAGAGTGGAATATAATGTACTGACTGAAGAAGCATTACTGTTGAAAAAGAG ATTGTTAGAAACAATGGACTCTCCATCCCAGGGGTTCAACCAACTCTGTgaatcttcaaagcaaactcCTGAAGATGAGTTTCTTAAGACCACCGTCAGGAACACCATAGCAGGGTTGAAGGATT TTCTTGCAACTATAAAACATGTTGTGGATGATGATGATTGGTGGTATACTGCATGCATATGTAACAAGGCAGTTTACCGCGACTCCAAAATGCTTTTTTGTGAAAAATGCAATAAGCACGTAATGAAGGTCACCCTTAG AGAAGTAAGTTCACTGCTGAGTAAATCATGTGCTGAAATGTTTGAAAACCATGATAAG aaCGAAAATCTTCCAAATGAATTTGCAAAAATATTGGAGAAAAAGGTTTTGTTTAAG GATTTGTTGACAAAGTTTGGGAGTGAATGCAATGAGTCGCAATCTCAAACTGTGGATTTGAGCAATGACAGTGTTATAGTGACTCCACTCAAGAGACAATCTTCACCATTGTTGTAA